Part of the Benincasa hispida cultivar B227 chromosome 12, ASM972705v1, whole genome shotgun sequence genome is shown below.
AATCTTTTGAAAGTCCACATCAGGTTGATCACTGTAAAAAGGCAAGGGAAAGGAAGAAACCCTTGAAATCCAGGAAAAACTCATATCAAAACAAAGAAACCCATAGATAGAGAAGCCTCACAACGCTGCGGTGAGATCATTGAGAAGCCTCTCGGAATCCTCAAAGAAAAGTGACACCACTTCAACAATGAAATCTGGGTTGCCCTCATCTTGCAGTTTCTGCAGCTCTATAAACTGACTGTCCAAGAAATCCTAGTCCTCCCCAACAAAGAGAGAACACCAGAAACCAAATTCCAGAATCAAGAAACAGAGCATACAAAACAATAACTATGAACCTAACTTCCTCTAAGATATACTCATAGAAAAGTCTTTTGTAACTACAACCTTTCCATGATTATAAACAACCAGAAAACTTATAGTTTTTCAGGGTTCTCTCTCCCCGGCCCCCTGATTGTTCTCTTCTTTTTTCGAGTAATATCATATCGTTtcttatctttaaaaaaaaaataataataattttaattttatttaaaaaaaaaaaaaaaactacaaaagaaGAAATCCCAATCTCCCAATACCAAAAACCAAACACAAGAATGAAgattaaaaaacaagaaaagtaAAATCCATGTCTGATTTTATCTTAGCTTATGTTCGTACCTCCAAGAATAACGACTTTGTGTACTCAACCCATTGTCTCTGCATCAACCCGACCTCCATGCTTGGCactacacacacacacacaaagaAAAAACTCTGTTCTTACAACTGCAACCCAACAAAGCCACCTACCTTAAATTGCAGATATTGAGCAATAATTGCATCACACAAGGGGTTGGAGTGCCAGAAAACCTTCAAAAAATTATTGGTGAGAGATGATGATTCTTAATGATCGTAGTAGCACTAGCAGCAAAGCAATGCAAAGCTTTTCCCTTATTTTTAGGTATTTTTGGTTGTACTTAAACTAGCAGGCCAACAAAACAACTTTTCATCTTCTCTGGATTTGTGCACTACTGATAATTTGTGTCCCTAAACCTCCACAGTcttctctctctcctttttaCCTCTCGGCCTTTGTGTCATTTATTCATTTTATGATCCTCTCAACTCTGAAAGCAGCCCTTTACCATTTGATCtcctttttagttttttcttttcctgCTCTCTGTACTAGTTTATAatattccttttcctttttgttgcTCTTTTTCCTGAGAAACTATTGGTCGTTGTTGATTGTTGAAGTTGAGCTTGATAACGTACGTGTATAAGAAAGGATAATTGCAATGAGAAATAAGTAGTAGCACTTTTAGGGCCAATAATTTAGTGTAtagcaacatttttaaagtattgcaaatataacaaaatctacaTAGACTCATAAACTTCTCCTGTCAGTCTATTGGCAATAGAGTCTATAACCGATAAACTTTGAGAGTTTGAtctaaatgttattttatctGTAAATTATTTTGCATTGTACTATATCTATTAACCTTTTGTGCCTGATTGTTATGTTTGCAACTTCCCGTATAAGAAAAGATTTCTCTCGTATAAGAAAAGATTTCAGAGTTCTCTtttaatgaatttggaatatgggTGTCTCAGTGAAACTTTTGGCAAGCAAAGTTGGTCATGCCAAGCGCCACTTCTTATGGTCCTTCAACTATTACCATATTCTATTATAGTCTTTTGGTCTTTGATCCCTGAATTTTTAACCATTTCTCATTCTTTACTTCAGGGGTCAGCTTGTTTCGTGGGTTTTGTCACGGCTTTCTACAtagatattttaatattttgcttttgttttaccggatttcactttttaaaatcCAATACATTTTATGTAGATTTTTAGTAGTCTTGTTATAGGTGAGATTTTTATAGATAAGAGattaacaataaaatataaacttattgattaatgaattaatattaataCATAATTACTcgttattttaaattaattattaaatatcaaatatattattNNNNNatatttaaaaaattttaagttaaaatacTACTTTGGTTCTtatactcttaaaatatttattttggtcgTTGTACTTTAAAAAAGTGATCATTTTGATCACttaaaaatgcaataaaaatgaaaatgaagggactaaatggtcactttttaaaaatatataaaccaaaatgaaacaaaattaaaaatgcaAGGATCAAAATGAATCTTTTGAAAGTATCTGgctaaaataaatcaaagttaaaagtaaGAGACAACAATGAACtttttgaaagtatagggacaaaaatgaatcaaaacaaaaaataccgGACCAAAGTAGTACTTTTAATACATTTATAATTAGTATTTTGCATTAtatgattatttattattttctaattaatttatacttatttaattattttttttagcagttaaactaaattatttgattatcaatattatttttattaatgtttaatgtagaataatttattttttatttttatagattaatttaattaatataataatattttaataatgaatTTATATGATTACTTCAATTCATTCtcttacatttaattaattaattaaaatttccatcaacaaaagttgtaaaacatacatatattatattaaaaacataattttaacaAGTAAAAGTATTAAACAATTATCATTACcatcattttatatatatatattgaaaatgtaCTATCTTCATATTTTAACATAATCCTATCTATTCAGATTTGGTATGTagtatgttatatatatatatatatataaaagggggattttcaaaaataaaaaaataaaaaaactatttacataaaataataatattttaatattctttgagTTTATCAGTATCTATTAGTAATAGAAATTGGTAGAAGTCTACCGTTGATGAACATTTATAGTATCTattagtgtttttattttttttactatttttgtaaatagttttgacatttttttatgagtgaaaattttcatatatatatatatatatattaagttcaACACAATATTTGGGAGTGGGAAGTTTCACGCATCAAATCTCTTAGTTGAAGACATGTATTGAGGTACTGAGgaattgagttatgctcatttatTATGGGATATTACATCTTTATTCCaatgaaatcaatatttaaatctgAAGTTCTTGTGAAGGCAGAAGGAATCTGGATTGAGCAAATCGGACAGCTGTTGTTTGATTTGTTTTAGTTGGTTTTGATTAAGCAAAGAAGGGACAGAaagttggaccaaaattatgCCATTGAAAACCCCTTTTGCTTTGTGAggtacccaaaaaaaaaaatggtgccTTAGCATTTTGGTCGGCTGCCATTTGTTTCTTTGAGACACTAAGGACGTGGTGGATCGGGAatccttatctttttttttttttttcttttttccccatttccatatatttttatatattttctttggGATGATGAGAATGAGATGACTCCTTAGTGTCCTCTCCTCTCTTCACCATTCTTCTTTCTTgttactttttctttctttttttaatatatatatatatatatatatatatatatataagaaaaagtaaaaagaatttAGGTAATGATGTGTTGGAATCATATTCTTATGGttaatagtaaaaaataaaatgttctaGTTGGCTTCAAAAAGGATAAAACTACAGTGATTTTGGATCGGATTTAACCCAAACAGTTAAAAGATTCAAATCTCCCAACATGGAAGGTTGAACATGTCTTCTGGattagaaaaatgaaaaggatAAGATAGAAACTAGAAAGGTAATAGTATTATGGTATAGGACTAAGTATCTTATCCTCTTCCTACCATGAAAGTTTTCAATATTCCATATTATTACAGTAGCACCTGAAGTTTTCCTCTAAGGCATCAACTCCACCTAGATAATGGGTTGACTAATAGTTTCAAGCACTTAGTTTGGTCATCGATGTTTAATGCAATATATAATTTTCTTATCGAGCAAGGCTCCATCTTCTAGAAgaggaagggaaaaaaatagttCGTAATCGAGATTGTGTTATTGGGTGATGGGAGGAAGAATCTCCATGCCCACTAAAGAGATGCTTGATGAGTGACCATCGTTCACTAAATATTctgaaacaaaatatttaatcattattttttataacaaGTTAAAATGTCTGTAATTTATACTATATTctaactctttttttaaaaaaaaaaaaaaaaatctttttgatCTCTGAATTTTTactttaatttctatttgatctttagattttaaatgttatacttttagtacttaagtttcaagatttattgttttaatctcgatatttcattaaatactcatctTCAGCATTTGGCGTTAATGtctatcaattaatttaaaatgtttatgaagtgaaattttaaatttagttttaataatgATGTTAGAgagtaaattaattataattcttttaaattaactaaCAGATATTACtactgaaaacaaaaaatgagtATTGAGcgaaaaattgagattaaaaatataaattttgaaatttaggaaccaaaatgaaataaaactcaaatcttaaaagtgaaattgtaacattttggaAACCTAGGAGACTaagataaaattaaacttagaacTTAAAtaaagtgtaacattttgaaatttatggacATAAGAGGAATTAGTTCTAAAAtctgttttttccttttttttttttttttttttctccccttCTTATTCAATACcgtttcataatttttttttaagtataatgaaAATATTCATTAACATCGATGTCCAATACATGAATATGTGAAAAATATTGACGTGTGACGAAAGAATTTTATACCATGCTTGTATGTACAGTTGCACATTGCTTTATTGATATGTTCATCATTTGAATATTCGCACTTTTGTGGATTGCCCTCCTTTACCTGCCACTAAGTAGCTGTGGAATCTTTCTAAGCTTGtctataatattattaaatggATAGTTTGTGAAGATTTGAAGTTCtctttggtaatcattttgactttgtttgataactatttatttttttgcttttgatttttgaaaattaagtatatttcctctcaatttcttacaatgatttaaagtacaatagttgaatctttagtcaaattccaaaaacaaaaaacaacttttgaaaagttactatttttagttctcaaaaattgacttgatttttttaactattgctaaaaaatagataacaaaggaagaatttTAAAGGTGAAAgtaatgtttataaatttaattttcaaaaacaaaaaccaaaaaagaaaataattgccAAATGAggttttcgtttttttttttttaattaagtctataaacacaaTTTCCagttttaaatttctttctttgttatattttttttacaatagtttaaaaaatcaaatcaaattttataaactaaaaaaatggtttttcaaaacttgtttttgtttatgaattttcactaatatatttaaagaaatatgcaaatcattgtagaaaatgagaaaataaactcaattttcaaaaactaaagataaaatgaaatgattattaAACAGAACCTAAATGATTAAAATGATCTGATTTTGACTTCTTTCCCTTGTCTTTCAGCTATAGTTGGATTGAAATCTGGTTCCTTGAATTTGCTGAATTCATCACATCTGAATTATTTACAAAGAGCCAAACATAGTGCTAAAAGATGAGAACCAAGTCAACAAGCCAACAACCATCTATCAAATTAggactttatttttctttttctttttgtttgattttttgtttttttttttttttggcatgaTGTAGAAGTTTTCaagaaaatttgtacggatgacccaatttttgggtccaaaatgtcaaatgatccatttttttaaaaaaatgtcgaTTGACCCTTTACTGACATCATCGCCATACCAAATTACATAAATTGTCCTTACACCAGCCTCACaaggtaaatctcgctctcgtctgATTAAACGCTCTCACTCTCGCTTGAAATTTTCTGGTTTGATGTGATTGCTTGTCAGTGTAcgaatgatttgacaatttttacgacggaagcctcaaatcaaatcaataatacctaaacacaatacaatggtgatttctttaaactctaaactccatttaaaaaatgttactTCTCTGGTTTTCGACGGTGTTTTGTTGAACGGGGATTTACAAGACGAGGCTTTTTCAGAACGGAACAGTTTTTTCAGAAAGGTGTTTCATTatagagagcgagattgaaagcgaaagtacacttcaattgcttATACAGCTTAATGAtaaatgttctcttgctttgtaggatgaaGAAAAGTGTCTATTTATTCGATATGGAGGTaattgggatgagaatgaaagttcgtaTATTGGAGGACAGCTGAGAGGAATCATTGTGTCTCAtacattgaagtatgaagaacttaaaacTCGCATTTACATGGTTATAAATGTcagttcttcagagtttgatcttatactgaaagttaaatataagcttgaattTGAACCCTCTCCACAATGCATAatgaatgatgatgatgttcgcTTCCTTCTTTTGCGAGAAGAGCTTAGTAGACTTTAGATAGCTGTAACGTTGAAGTCTAATCATGACGAAAATATTGGAATGGGGTTtggaaatgtgagttatgatgatacgaCTGTGGACAGACAATATGAGGAATCGTATCAGTTTTgtcgggaagaggatgatattccattgtctaccaaCACTATACCATCAACATTCgattatatggattgtggtcATTCAGTGGATGTGAATGAGCAACCAGCAGaattgaatgaaatggatcgtgATCATAGATATGTGTATCGTTCTACAGCAGCTTCAGTGGTTCCACcatttgtgtcttcaagtcataggACAAAGTTGATTATGCCTGGCACCTCTTCATTTGGGACAGAGGACGTTAaagttggtcaactatttttgagaaaaaatgacTTAAAAATGAGGTTATCTATTCTGCCcatcaataaaaaatttgaatataaggtcaggAAATCAATCAAATCTTTGTTTACTGTCAAATGTATTAAAGAGACATGTAATTGGAGCCTTCGTGCAGTCAAAATGGAAGGgtctgatatattcaagatTACAAAGTACTGCAGTTCGCACACATGTTTCATTGGAATTTTGAATCACGACCATAGACAAGTAACTGCTACGGTTGTTGGTCAGCTCATTAAAGATAAGTTCACGGGAATAGGacgtatttataaaccttgtcatatcgttgaggatatgaggagagattatggcgtgaacataagttatgataaagcgtGGCGTGCAAGGGAAGCCGCGTATGATCCCACTAGAGGTACTCTAGAATACTCATACTCTATACTACATGCTTATGGAGAAGCGCTAAAAATAAAGAATCCGGGTACAGTCTTTGagattgaacttgaagatgaggtgcatttcaagtatatatTTATTGCAATAGTAGACAATGATAccgatcgatcatggaaatggtttGTGTCAAACTTGAAATGCAGTATCGAAGAACCCGATATTCTGTTGTTTGTTTCTGATCGGATGGTATCTATCAGCAATGCTCGTGCATTTTTTCCCATagcatttcatggattgtgcacatgACATATAGAACAAAATCTAgttacaaactttaaggataACACAATTGTTGGGATATCTAGAGATGCAACAAGGGCATTTCGCATGACAAAGTTCCAGATAAAATGGGACGAACTCCGTAGTTTTAGAGACAATGTTGTCACGAAATATTTCGAAGACATCGGTCTTCGAAGGTGGGTACGAGTTTACCAAATAGAACGAAGATATATTAACATGACATCCAACAgtgcagagtgtttcaattcgttaactaaagagtatcgactattgcccatagtatgcttgattgaacatgttaAAGGAATGCTCCAATCGTGGTTCTATGAACGGAGGAATTACTGGGCATCTCAAACAACATTACACTCTAACTACTATGAAACCCGATTGGCAAGTGAGGCCGATAAGGGTAGACGATATCAGGTGGagcctattgattgttatcgGGTACACGTACGAGATAATCGATTGGACGGTATTGTCAATCTTCACACGAAGGAATGCACGTGTAAGGAATTCGACTCACTTGGTATCCCGTGttcgcatgcaattgttgctgcCAAGGAACAACATATACCCATCCATAGTTTTTGTAGTCGATTTTATACAGTAGACTCTCTAATGACTGCGTATGCGGAGCTTATAAATCTACTTGGCCTCATATCTGAATGGAAAAGACCTCCTGAATATGTAGAAAAGATTATCCTTCCTCCGAAATTTGTGCCACAAGTCGAGCGACAGAGAGTGAGAAGAATATCATCCAGAGGAGAATTTCGCAGACAAATGAAATATGGTCGGTGTGGGAATTATGGGAATAACCGCCAAAATTGTACTGAACCGCTTACAACCGTGCGACGTGCTGAAAATGCCAGAGATCGTGACACAAACACTCCTCATCTAATTTAGTTTGTAACTAACTTGTAACATTTCATttgttataaataccattgatcaaTTTTTCATAcgtcatacttgtaacatatttcatacttcatacttgtaacacttcatacttcatactttcatcttgtaaacaaaaaacaataacaagctgGAGTATTTCTATAATAGcaatcttcatactctctcaatgttcatacttgtaacaaaaaacaataaattcatactctctcaatcttcatacttgtaacaaaaaaca
Proteins encoded:
- the LOC120067763 gene encoding histidine-containing phosphotransfer protein 1 isoform X3 encodes the protein MEVGLMQRQWVEYTKSLFLEDFLDSQFIELQKLQDEGNPDFIVEVVSLFFEDSERLLNDLTAAFDQPDVDFQKIDGHVHQLKGSSSRCLRCLQQLKQETCLVKNKLENLFRMEQQIVAAGGSIPATELIF
- the LOC120067763 gene encoding histidine-containing phosphotransfer protein 1 isoform X4, producing the protein MEVGLMQRQWVEYTKSLFLEDFLDSQFIELQKLQDEGNPDFIVEVVSLFFEDSERLLNDLTAADQPDVDFQKIDGHVHQLKGSSSRCLRCLQQLKQETCLVKNKLENLFRMEQQIVAAGGSIPATELIF